One window of Desulfobaculum bizertense DSM 18034 genomic DNA carries:
- the thiS gene encoding sulfur carrier protein ThiS produces MPVQIHVNGRTQECPDETTVDALLRKLELDPATVVVELNTQILEKQDFASTLLADGDHLEVLRFVGGG; encoded by the coding sequence ATGCCTGTTCAAATTCACGTGAACGGACGTACCCAAGAGTGCCCTGATGAAACCACTGTGGATGCTCTCCTGCGCAAGCTTGAGCTTGACCCGGCAACGGTTGTTGTTGAGCTGAACACGCAGATTCTGGAAAAACAGGATTTTGCCAGCACCCTGCTGGCAGATGGAGACCATCTCGAAGTGCTCCGCTTTGTCGGAGGAGGCTGA
- a CDS encoding thiazole synthase: MSKDILTIGGKELQSRLFIGTGKYGDEACIPAVAEASGAQVITVALRRVELHAKTGNVMDHIPSHMQLLPNTSGARSADEAVRIARLARAAGCGDWIKIEVISDSRYLLPDGYETAKATEILTKDGFTVLPYINPDLYVARSCEDAGAAAIMPLGAPIGSNRGLRTKEMIGIVIEESSLPVVVDAGLGRPSQACEAMEMGAAACLVNTGIASSAEPVQMARAFGEAVRAGRTAFLAGAGAQNTEAVASSPLTGFLGA, encoded by the coding sequence ATGTCGAAGGATATCTTGACGATTGGTGGCAAGGAACTCCAGAGCCGTCTTTTCATCGGCACGGGGAAGTATGGAGATGAAGCCTGCATTCCTGCTGTTGCAGAAGCCTCTGGTGCACAGGTCATTACCGTGGCCCTGCGCCGGGTCGAGCTTCATGCAAAAACCGGAAACGTCATGGATCACATTCCGTCCCACATGCAGCTTTTGCCAAACACCTCCGGCGCACGCAGCGCAGACGAAGCCGTTCGTATTGCCCGTCTTGCCCGTGCAGCTGGCTGCGGAGACTGGATCAAAATCGAAGTCATTTCCGACAGCCGCTACCTCCTGCCAGATGGCTACGAAACCGCAAAAGCCACTGAAATTCTCACCAAAGACGGCTTTACCGTTCTGCCCTACATCAACCCGGATCTCTACGTGGCCCGCAGCTGTGAAGACGCTGGAGCCGCAGCAATCATGCCCCTTGGCGCCCCCATTGGCAGCAACCGAGGCCTTCGCACCAAGGAAATGATCGGCATTGTCATTGAAGAAAGCAGCCTTCCGGTTGTTGTTGACGCTGGTCTTGGCCGCCCCTCACAGGCCTGCGAAGCAATGGAAATGGGCGCAGCCGCCTGTCTCGTGAACACGGGCATTGCCTCCAGTGCCGAGCCAGTACAAATGGCCCGCGCCTTTGGTGAAGCCGTTCGTGCAGGCCGCACAGCATTTCTTGCTGGAGCAGGAGCACAGAACACCGAAGCCGTTGCATCCTCACCCCTGACCGGATTCCTGGGGGCCTAA
- the thiF gene encoding sulfur carrier protein ThiS adenylyltransferase ThiF: MNLIAQSMTGKIGASRLARLQTAKIGLAGAGGLGSNCAMHLVRSGFCHLVLCDFDHVEASNLNRQFFFPAQTGLPKVEALAQNLLQINPDLELTLVQEKLTADNARRIFSGCDAVVECLDEAAAKAMLAQQFFPQPTLYVAASGIGGIGTAQGMRVKKLRDTVYIVGDGTSEVSVDCPPCSPAVGAAAAMQADLVLSYFLTGAHE, encoded by the coding sequence ATGAATCTGATTGCACAGAGTATGACCGGCAAGATTGGGGCCTCACGCCTTGCCAGACTCCAGACAGCAAAAATCGGTCTGGCTGGAGCTGGCGGCCTTGGCTCGAACTGCGCCATGCATCTTGTGCGCAGTGGCTTTTGCCATCTTGTGCTCTGTGACTTTGACCATGTGGAAGCCTCGAACCTGAACCGGCAATTCTTTTTTCCGGCGCAGACTGGACTCCCAAAAGTTGAAGCACTTGCCCAGAACCTGCTCCAGATCAATCCCGACCTGGAGCTGACTCTGGTGCAGGAAAAACTCACAGCAGACAACGCGCGCCGCATCTTTTCCGGGTGCGACGCCGTGGTGGAATGTCTGGATGAGGCCGCAGCAAAAGCGATGCTGGCCCAGCAGTTTTTCCCGCAGCCAACGCTCTACGTCGCGGCCAGCGGCATTGGAGGCATTGGCACAGCACAGGGCATGAGGGTCAAAAAACTCAGGGACACGGTCTATATCGTGGGCGACGGGACCAGCGAAGTCTCAGTCGACTGCCCCCCCTGCTCGCCAGCGGTTGGAGCAGCCGCAGCCATGCAGGCAGACCTTGTTCTTTCCTACTTTCTCACTGGAGCGCACGAATGA
- a CDS encoding ferredoxin-thioredoxin reductase catalytic domain-containing protein produces MDAQELYEQLKKIQEARGYRFNADMSLTMPLMRSLLANRERYGYMACPCRLASGTFDSDRDIICPCEYRDADLDEFGSCFCGLYVTDEWNKNPELRTTVPERRPPEKLLAALGKK; encoded by the coding sequence ATGGATGCACAGGAACTCTACGAACAGCTAAAAAAGATTCAGGAAGCCCGTGGGTACCGATTCAACGCTGACATGAGCCTGACCATGCCACTTATGCGCAGTCTTCTTGCCAACCGTGAACGCTATGGCTACATGGCCTGCCCGTGTCGGCTAGCGAGTGGCACCTTTGACAGTGACCGCGACATCATCTGCCCCTGCGAGTACCGGGATGCAGATCTTGACGAATTCGGATCCTGCTTTTGCGGCCTGTATGTCACTGACGAATGGAACAAGAACCCAGAACTGCGCACAACAGTTCCTGAACGCCGACCACCGGAAAAGCTGCTGGCGGCACTTGGCAAAAAATAA
- the thiC gene encoding phosphomethylpyrimidine synthase ThiC, translating into MTYTTQMDAARKGIVTEQIKTVAEKENMRVDDLMAKLAKGTCIIPCNKNHHSIVPEGVGEGMRTKVNVNLGISKDANDVELELDKVRHALRLGAESIMDLSCFGKTQEFRSRLVEISPAMIGTVPMYDAVGFYDKELKDISTEEFFKVVERHVEDGVDFLTIHAGLNRAAAERIRKNERITSIVSRGGSLLYAWMEQNDKENPFYEHYDRLLDICEKHDVTLSLGDGCRPGCLADSTDAAQVEELITLGELTKRAWERNVQVMIEGPGHMCMDEIPGNVMMEKRLCHGAPFYVLGPLVTDIAPGYDHITAAIGGAIAAAAGADFLCYVTPAEHLRLPDLDDMKEGIIATQIAAHAADMAKKIPGSRDRDNAMARARADFDWCGQFGLALDPERPREYRQASQPEVEDSCSMCGKMCAMRTMKRVREGKDLGMAK; encoded by the coding sequence ATGACCTATACAACGCAGATGGACGCTGCCAGAAAAGGCATCGTTACCGAGCAGATCAAGACTGTTGCAGAAAAAGAAAACATGCGGGTCGACGACCTGATGGCAAAGCTCGCCAAGGGCACCTGCATCATCCCCTGTAACAAAAATCACCACTCCATCGTGCCCGAAGGTGTTGGTGAAGGCATGCGCACCAAGGTGAACGTCAACCTTGGCATTTCCAAGGACGCCAATGATGTTGAGCTGGAGCTGGACAAAGTCCGCCACGCCCTGCGCCTTGGTGCCGAATCCATCATGGATCTGTCCTGCTTTGGCAAGACACAGGAATTCCGCTCTCGCCTCGTGGAAATTTCCCCGGCCATGATCGGTACCGTGCCCATGTATGATGCTGTTGGTTTCTACGACAAGGAACTCAAAGACATCAGCACCGAAGAATTTTTTAAGGTTGTTGAACGCCACGTTGAAGACGGCGTTGACTTCCTGACCATCCACGCAGGCCTGAACCGTGCTGCTGCCGAGCGTATTCGCAAAAACGAGCGTATCACCAGCATCGTTTCCCGCGGCGGCTCCCTGCTCTACGCATGGATGGAACAGAACGACAAAGAGAACCCGTTCTACGAGCACTATGACCGACTGCTCGACATCTGCGAAAAGCACGATGTGACCCTGAGCCTTGGTGACGGCTGCCGTCCCGGCTGCCTTGCTGACTCCACCGACGCCGCTCAGGTCGAAGAGCTGATTACCCTCGGCGAGCTGACCAAGCGCGCATGGGAGCGTAATGTTCAGGTCATGATCGAAGGTCCCGGCCACATGTGCATGGACGAAATCCCCGGCAACGTCATGATGGAAAAGCGCCTCTGCCACGGTGCCCCGTTCTACGTTCTCGGACCGCTGGTCACCGACATCGCTCCCGGCTATGACCACATCACCGCTGCCATTGGTGGCGCTATTGCCGCTGCGGCTGGTGCAGACTTCCTGTGCTACGTCACACCGGCAGAGCATCTGCGCCTGCCCGACCTTGACGACATGAAAGAAGGCATCATCGCCACCCAGATTGCAGCACACGCAGCAGACATGGCGAAAAAGATTCCAGGCTCCCGCGACCGCGACAACGCAATGGCCCGTGCCCGCGCAGACTTTGACTGGTGCGGCCAGTTTGGTCTGGCTCTCGACCCCGAACGCCCGCGTGAATACCGTCAGGCCTCCCAGCCCGAAGTTGAAGACTCCTGTTCCATGTGCGGTAAAATGTGCGCCATGCGTACCATGAAGCGTGTCCGCGAAGGGAAAGACCTCGGTATGGCCAAATAA
- the thiH gene encoding 2-iminoacetate synthase ThiH — translation MSFGEICQEAQKRQIKQELQSVTEDDVRRVLRKNRLNAEDFAILLAPAAENLLEEMAQKAHEISLRHFGRTMQMFTPLYLSNFCSNACRYCGFNCSTGIKRKKLTLEEVQAEGKSIAGQGFRQLLILTGEAPAIAGMDYLEDCIKVLRNDFPSVSLEVYALTEDEYRRLAQAGADGMTMYQETYDKDLYEYLHPSGPKADYAFRLDAPERACKAGMRVVNLGALLGLSEDWRKEAYCTALHLQYLHKRYPNTDLAVSPPRMRPHAGSFQPKSRVTDVHMVQMVTAMRIFMPFIGITLSSRESAEFRNNLIPLGITKMSSGSVTAVGGHAEKDTEDTGQFEISDPRSLPEFVSELTRQGYQPVYKDWEPLGAHHEALL, via the coding sequence ATGAGCTTTGGAGAAATTTGCCAAGAGGCACAGAAACGGCAGATCAAACAGGAACTCCAGAGCGTGACCGAAGATGACGTCCGCCGGGTTCTGAGGAAAAACCGTCTGAACGCAGAAGACTTTGCGATCCTGCTGGCACCTGCGGCAGAAAACCTGCTGGAAGAAATGGCCCAGAAAGCGCACGAAATTTCGCTGCGTCACTTTGGCCGCACCATGCAGATGTTCACCCCGCTCTACCTCTCCAACTTCTGCTCAAACGCCTGCCGATACTGCGGTTTCAACTGCTCCACAGGCATCAAGCGCAAAAAGCTGACTCTGGAAGAAGTGCAGGCCGAAGGCAAAAGCATTGCCGGGCAAGGCTTTCGGCAGCTCCTGATTCTTACGGGAGAGGCACCGGCCATTGCAGGCATGGACTATCTCGAAGACTGCATCAAAGTCCTGCGAAACGACTTCCCTTCGGTTTCGCTAGAAGTCTACGCCCTGACCGAAGACGAGTATCGACGTCTAGCTCAGGCCGGAGCTGACGGCATGACCATGTATCAGGAGACCTACGACAAGGATCTCTATGAATACCTGCACCCAAGCGGACCAAAGGCAGATTACGCCTTCCGTCTGGATGCTCCGGAACGGGCCTGCAAAGCCGGAATGCGCGTGGTGAACCTTGGGGCACTGCTTGGCCTGTCCGAGGACTGGCGCAAGGAAGCCTACTGCACGGCCCTGCACCTCCAGTACCTGCACAAGCGCTACCCCAATACCGACCTTGCTGTTTCGCCGCCCCGCATGCGCCCGCACGCTGGCAGCTTCCAGCCCAAGAGCCGGGTCACAGACGTGCACATGGTACAGATGGTCACAGCCATGCGCATCTTTATGCCGTTTATTGGTATCACCCTGTCCTCCCGCGAATCCGCAGAATTCCGCAACAACCTGATTCCTCTCGGCATCACCAAAATGAGTTCAGGTTCCGTCACGGCGGTTGGTGGACATGCAGAAAAAGACACCGAAGACACGGGACAGTTTGAAATATCTGACCCCCGTAGCCTTCCTGAATTCGTTTCAGAACTCACGCGGCAGGGATACCAGCCTGTGTACAAAGACTGGGAGCCTCTTGGTGCCCATCATGAGGCCCTCTTATGA
- the thiE gene encoding thiamine phosphate synthase — translation MSISRHTILDTDIYCLSGEQFSRGRSNIEVVQNMLDSGIRLIQYREKKKKMGAKLEECRAIRDMTRATGAAFIVNDDIDLAMLVHADGVHIGQEDLPIEAVRELVGPDMAIGLSTHSPEQAQDAVRRGADYIGVGPIFPTQTKEDVCAAVGLDYLDWVVKNIALPFVAIGGIKEKNISQVVQHGAHCVALVTEIVGAADITQKIHDIRQIVAQTKERRT, via the coding sequence ATGAGTATATCCAGACACACGATTCTCGACACAGACATTTACTGCCTTTCGGGCGAACAGTTTTCTCGCGGACGAAGCAACATTGAGGTGGTGCAGAACATGCTGGATTCGGGCATTCGCCTTATTCAGTACCGCGAAAAAAAGAAAAAAATGGGCGCCAAGCTTGAGGAATGCCGGGCCATCCGGGACATGACCCGGGCCACGGGTGCCGCGTTTATCGTCAATGACGACATTGACCTCGCCATGCTTGTCCATGCCGACGGCGTTCACATCGGGCAGGAAGATCTGCCCATTGAAGCTGTACGCGAACTTGTCGGCCCAGACATGGCTATTGGACTGTCCACACACTCCCCGGAGCAGGCACAGGACGCTGTACGACGGGGAGCCGACTACATTGGCGTCGGGCCAATTTTCCCAACCCAGACCAAAGAGGATGTGTGCGCGGCCGTTGGTCTCGACTACCTCGACTGGGTGGTCAAAAACATTGCGCTCCCCTTTGTCGCCATCGGCGGCATCAAGGAAAAGAACATCAGCCAGGTGGTGCAGCACGGTGCACACTGTGTTGCCCTTGTGACGGAAATCGTCGGTGCGGCCGACATCACGCAAAAAATTCACGACATTCGCCAGATTGTGGCTCAAACAAAGGAAAGACGAACATGA
- a CDS encoding sigma-54-dependent transcriptional regulator, which produces MRESTDTPRVLVVDDEPALRLLVGAVLRDAGWHVMEADSAERALELLPDAGPDAILLDMRMPGMDGLEALGAIRTAIPGVPVVMLTAYGTVGSAVDAMKKGAFDYLTKPADNEELKAVMNKAYDYSRLVAENRELRREAGESSGFIGQTSQMEQVRDLIAQAGPTEATVLVMGESGTGKELVTSALHGASVRAKGPLIKVNCAALPADLLESELFGYVKGAFTGANRDKPGRFQLASGGTLFLDEIGEMPLELQAKLLRALQEKMVEPLGSVGPVPVDVRIIAATNRDLRREVAEGRFREDLYFRLNVLEIRIPSLRERMDDLPLLVAHLLEKLGRKNRKKMREVSPQFLEALQGYPWPGNVRELENALERALVLSRTDSLSPADLPPQVIAGKAHTEEKNTVEMMTYGVLPARHEMSAMCNRTGPSSLDEAEKQALIEALGVHGGHRQKTADALGISRRTLQYKLRKYGLTRRS; this is translated from the coding sequence ATGCGTGAGTCTACTGACACACCAAGAGTTTTGGTTGTTGATGATGAGCCTGCCCTTCGCCTTTTGGTTGGGGCAGTGCTGCGGGATGCCGGATGGCATGTGATGGAGGCCGATAGCGCAGAGCGTGCGCTGGAACTGCTTCCTGATGCCGGACCGGATGCCATCCTGCTGGATATGCGTATGCCGGGCATGGATGGTCTGGAGGCTCTGGGAGCCATCCGGACTGCGATACCCGGTGTGCCTGTTGTCATGCTGACAGCATATGGCACGGTCGGTTCTGCTGTGGACGCCATGAAAAAAGGGGCGTTCGACTACCTGACAAAACCCGCAGATAATGAAGAGCTTAAGGCCGTTATGAACAAGGCGTATGATTATTCTCGCCTTGTGGCCGAAAACCGGGAACTTCGGCGTGAAGCTGGAGAAAGTTCCGGGTTTATAGGCCAAACATCTCAGATGGAGCAGGTTCGGGACCTGATTGCACAGGCTGGCCCTACAGAGGCAACTGTGCTGGTCATGGGGGAATCTGGTACAGGCAAGGAGCTGGTCACCTCTGCTCTGCACGGGGCAAGTGTGCGGGCCAAGGGTCCGCTCATTAAGGTGAACTGCGCTGCTTTGCCTGCTGACCTGCTCGAAAGTGAGTTGTTTGGATATGTGAAGGGAGCCTTTACTGGAGCAAACCGGGATAAACCCGGGCGCTTTCAGTTGGCATCTGGAGGAACACTGTTCCTCGACGAGATTGGCGAAATGCCACTGGAGTTGCAGGCAAAACTTTTGCGTGCACTTCAGGAAAAGATGGTGGAACCCCTTGGAAGTGTGGGGCCTGTACCTGTGGACGTGCGCATCATTGCTGCGACCAACAGGGACTTGCGGCGTGAAGTCGCAGAGGGGCGCTTCCGGGAAGATCTGTATTTCCGTCTGAATGTCTTGGAAATTCGCATCCCCTCTCTGAGGGAACGAATGGATGATCTGCCGTTACTTGTTGCCCATCTGCTGGAAAAGCTGGGGCGCAAGAATCGTAAAAAAATGCGCGAGGTCAGCCCGCAGTTCTTGGAAGCCCTTCAGGGCTATCCATGGCCGGGCAATGTGCGTGAGCTGGAAAATGCCCTTGAACGGGCTTTGGTCCTCTCTCGTACGGACTCGCTAAGCCCTGCGGACCTCCCCCCGCAGGTGATTGCTGGCAAAGCTCATACAGAGGAGAAGAATACAGTGGAAATGATGACTTACGGAGTCCTTCCTGCCCGGCACGAGATGTCGGCTATGTGTAACCGTACAGGCCCAAGTTCACTTGATGAAGCAGAAAAACAGGCCCTGATTGAAGCCCTTGGCGTTCATGGTGGGCACAGGCAGAAGACTGCGGATGCCCTTGGCATCAGCCGCAGAACCCTGCAATATAAACTGAGAAAATATGGCCTGACCCGACGGAGCTAA
- a CDS encoding aldehyde ferredoxin oxidoreductase C-terminal domain-containing protein, whose product MFRVLHIDLSTGISRFHTFPGRDDVLGGSGLAALLFAEFGAAERPARHPSQPIIFAIGPLTGRFPMMSKVVCGFKSPYHEQYTESHAGGRLGMSLARCGLDALVFTGAAAECSIARIDASGAQCTVAPEFRGKDLFATERMLHARLGADAGRASLCTLGPAAENGSTFGCVTVDTYRHFGRLGAGTALAAKRLKAFAVVGQKSIELPKTQAYKSAYRELAKTVANSSKTAKYRGPGTAGIVESINALGALPWRNLEESADTGAERITGAALLESVFAEKRACSGCTAGCIHLAHVKRPFGASPADPRLISYDYEHIFALGSMLGVTDPHDVMGLILSVERQGLDIMSAGVVLAWATEAMEKGIVTEVETGLPLAFGRADLYAQAIDRLGAGETPFYQALGRGAAYAAKQYGGEDFTCVLGQEMAGYATGEVFFAAQSLNFRHSHLDNLCYCYDYEFFERDPNVAVSVLLQDERMRTLVNCMVGCMFGRKIYTSDVFAQCLDLVGFGGIADGLEEKAAEVQKLRWRTRFETGYQPHRIKIPKRFTEVVTARGPIDPEYMEAVRLAYADAILEMCGARELRSGQARGLRLTMPVSG is encoded by the coding sequence ATGTTTCGCGTGTTGCATATTGACCTTTCTACAGGCATTTCACGCTTTCATACATTTCCTGGCCGGGACGATGTCCTTGGCGGAAGTGGTCTTGCCGCATTGCTTTTTGCCGAGTTCGGCGCTGCCGAACGCCCCGCACGACATCCCTCCCAGCCGATTATTTTTGCCATTGGGCCACTGACTGGCCGTTTTCCCATGATGAGTAAGGTGGTCTGCGGCTTTAAGTCGCCGTACCACGAGCAGTACACGGAGTCTCACGCAGGTGGGCGACTGGGCATGTCCCTTGCCCGCTGTGGACTGGATGCGCTGGTCTTTACTGGTGCAGCGGCCGAATGCAGCATTGCCCGCATTGATGCGAGTGGTGCGCAGTGTACTGTGGCTCCTGAATTTCGGGGGAAAGATCTTTTTGCCACAGAGCGGATGCTGCACGCCCGTCTTGGGGCAGATGCTGGTCGTGCTTCGCTGTGCACACTTGGGCCTGCTGCAGAAAATGGCAGCACCTTTGGCTGTGTCACAGTGGATACGTACCGACATTTTGGGCGTCTTGGAGCGGGAACAGCGCTTGCTGCCAAACGGCTCAAAGCCTTTGCCGTCGTGGGGCAGAAGAGCATTGAATTGCCCAAAACGCAGGCCTACAAGAGTGCCTATCGCGAATTGGCCAAAACCGTTGCCAACTCGTCCAAGACTGCCAAGTATCGTGGTCCGGGAACGGCGGGGATTGTTGAATCCATCAATGCCCTTGGTGCGCTACCGTGGCGAAATCTGGAAGAGAGCGCTGATACTGGTGCTGAGCGCATCACAGGTGCAGCGCTTCTGGAAAGCGTTTTTGCGGAAAAGCGCGCCTGTTCTGGCTGCACGGCGGGCTGTATTCATCTGGCCCATGTGAAGCGTCCCTTTGGGGCATCGCCTGCTGACCCTCGGCTTATTAGCTATGACTATGAACATATTTTTGCCCTTGGCTCCATGCTTGGTGTGACGGACCCGCATGATGTGATGGGGCTGATTCTGTCTGTAGAACGGCAGGGACTGGACATCATGAGTGCGGGCGTGGTGCTGGCATGGGCAACGGAAGCAATGGAGAAAGGCATTGTGACCGAGGTCGAGACGGGGTTGCCGCTGGCTTTTGGCCGGGCAGACCTCTACGCACAGGCCATTGATCGGCTTGGAGCTGGAGAGACGCCGTTTTATCAGGCGCTGGGGCGTGGTGCTGCATACGCTGCCAAACAGTACGGTGGTGAAGATTTTACCTGCGTACTGGGGCAGGAAATGGCAGGCTATGCCACGGGCGAAGTCTTTTTTGCCGCACAGAGTCTGAACTTCCGGCACTCCCATCTGGATAATCTGTGCTACTGCTATGATTATGAATTTTTTGAGCGTGACCCCAATGTCGCAGTCAGTGTCCTGCTTCAGGACGAGCGGATGCGAACTCTTGTAAACTGTATGGTCGGCTGCATGTTTGGCCGAAAGATTTATACGAGTGACGTTTTTGCCCAGTGTCTGGACCTTGTGGGGTTTGGTGGAATTGCGGATGGACTGGAAGAAAAAGCCGCCGAAGTGCAAAAACTGCGCTGGCGAACCCGTTTTGAAACGGGCTATCAGCCGCACCGTATCAAAATCCCCAAGCGCTTTACCGAAGTCGTGACGGCGCGCGGTCCCATTGACCCGGAATACATGGAAGCGGTCAGGCTGGCCTATGCCGATGCAATTTTGGAAATGTGTGGAGCCAGAGAGCTTCGCAGCGGTCAGGCCAGAGGCTTACGCCTCACGATGCCTGTATCAGGATAA
- a CDS encoding Spy/CpxP family protein refolding chaperone, translated as MLKKTSIMTLAALVVFALSAVAYAGSSNVQNVHHWGKNYCGQGYQNLTPEQQAKADALSQEFMTEMQPLRQQVFAKRAALDSLIAGGNASQAQIDSATAELNDARNQCSTRRVEFFRSMQSATGMYPPAGHGHGHGHGYGHGHNGRGGCY; from the coding sequence ATGTTGAAGAAAACATCCATCATGACCCTTGCTGCCCTCGTGGTTTTTGCCCTCTCCGCGGTGGCGTATGCAGGATCCTCCAATGTCCAGAATGTTCATCACTGGGGGAAAAACTACTGCGGTCAGGGATACCAAAACCTGACTCCTGAACAGCAGGCTAAGGCAGATGCTCTTTCTCAAGAGTTCATGACAGAGATGCAGCCCCTCAGACAGCAGGTTTTTGCCAAGCGTGCTGCTCTGGATTCTCTGATCGCAGGCGGCAATGCCAGTCAAGCCCAGATTGACAGTGCGACAGCCGAACTCAACGACGCCCGTAACCAGTGCTCGACTCGCCGTGTCGAATTCTTCCGCAGCATGCAGAGTGCAACCGGAATGTATCCTCCGGCAGGTCACGGTCATGGCCATGGTCATGGCTACGGACATGGACATAATGGAAGGGGCGGCTGTTACTAG
- a CDS encoding two-component system sensor histidine kinase NtrB: MEFGLRKSRDTNPLIIATLALVVLGMGISYVTWHNLKQQRETINEHMFLSSQVILRGIETSLLREVRGHQVMGHGMMHGRAEIEKRKASIRTQIVELLTDLVNQSEVDFLSLYTQDGKLILTVADKGLEYPEIPAYGWEALQKTGEWQAFYSKNKQNIFVAGLRSKRSLGQIATIDSSLPPPPGGMGTPYLVVGLDASRHLDQFGKFRSTAMYQTLYVLLVAVFLWGLAIAYMRRRDMGKRLHRLERFHSRLLDTMPEGLLTLDKDGLILAANPASEAILRQNREGTLIGRFWQKLPLKSVPQEELQGHFPVGTSERTWVQYDYDGRCLEVLMLPIPPSEKNPDEDGERLVLVRDRTDIKALEDDLAEVRQLAAIGRLAASLAHEIRNPLSALRGFAQLFAEKLKGRQPEQQYAEIMVREADRLNKVVSDLLFLSRPRRPELMPVDMRMLCADIQNLTARDFELKGAELHMELSPDLALSADMDMLKQALLNLVINSLNALPEPDDSEQDEQGDGPEKRAGKVEILTEQRENAVMVAVRDNGHGMSEDDRAHALEAFFTSRKEGTGLGLAIVHRIMRAHGGQVSILSHTGEPSGTEVQLIFPVRVQNNESRDGVDENA, from the coding sequence ATGGAATTTGGACTTCGCAAAAGCCGGGACACAAATCCCCTGATTATTGCCACACTTGCTCTCGTCGTGTTGGGCATGGGGATCAGTTACGTGACCTGGCATAACCTGAAGCAGCAGCGCGAAACCATTAATGAGCACATGTTTCTCTCGTCGCAGGTTATTTTGCGCGGGATTGAGACCAGCCTGTTGCGCGAGGTGCGCGGACATCAGGTCATGGGCCACGGCATGATGCATGGCCGGGCCGAGATAGAAAAACGAAAGGCCTCCATCCGCACCCAGATCGTGGAACTGCTGACTGATCTGGTAAATCAGAGCGAAGTTGATTTTCTTTCTTTATACACACAGGACGGAAAGCTCATCCTGACTGTGGCCGACAAGGGACTGGAATATCCAGAAATCCCGGCCTACGGGTGGGAAGCACTGCAAAAAACCGGCGAATGGCAGGCTTTCTACTCCAAGAACAAGCAGAATATTTTTGTTGCCGGTCTCCGCTCCAAACGCTCGCTCGGACAAATCGCAACGATTGATTCGAGTCTTCCGCCGCCTCCCGGTGGCATGGGCACACCGTACCTTGTGGTCGGACTTGACGCTTCCCGTCACCTCGACCAGTTCGGAAAATTTCGATCCACCGCCATGTACCAGACACTGTATGTGCTTCTGGTTGCTGTTTTTCTCTGGGGCCTTGCCATTGCGTACATGCGTCGCAGGGACATGGGAAAACGCCTGCATCGGCTGGAACGTTTTCATTCCAGACTCTTGGATACCATGCCGGAAGGCTTGCTGACGCTGGACAAGGATGGACTGATTTTGGCCGCAAATCCGGCCTCGGAAGCTATCCTGCGTCAGAATCGTGAAGGGACGCTTATTGGTCGTTTTTGGCAGAAGCTCCCGCTGAAGAGCGTTCCGCAGGAAGAGCTTCAGGGACATTTCCCTGTGGGAACCAGCGAGCGCACATGGGTGCAGTATGACTACGACGGTCGCTGCCTCGAAGTGCTGATGCTCCCCATTCCGCCCTCGGAGAAAAATCCGGATGAAGACGGTGAACGTCTTGTGCTGGTGCGGGACAGAACAGACATCAAGGCCCTTGAGGATGATCTCGCCGAAGTGCGCCAGCTTGCGGCTATTGGCCGCCTGGCAGCGAGCCTTGCCCACGAGATTCGCAATCCGCTGAGTGCGCTTCGTGGCTTTGCCCAGCTTTTTGCAGAAAAGCTCAAGGGGCGCCAGCCAGAACAGCAGTACGCCGAGATTATGGTGCGAGAGGCAGACCGTTTGAACAAGGTCGTTTCTGATTTGCTGTTCCTTTCCCGGCCGCGTCGCCCAGAGCTGATGCCTGTGGATATGCGCATGCTGTGTGCAGATATTCAGAACCTCACGGCACGCGATTTTGAACTCAAGGGTGCAGAGCTACACATGGAGCTGAGTCCAGACCTCGCCTTGAGCGCGGATATGGACATGCTCAAGCAGGCCTTGCTGAACCTTGTCATAAACAGCCTGAATGCGCTGCCAGAGCCGGACGACTCTGAGCAGGATGAGCAGGGTGACGGTCCAGAAAAACGGGCCGGTAAAGTAGAAATTTTGACTGAGCAGCGTGAAAACGCCGTGATGGTCGCCGTACGGGATAATGGACACGGTATGTCCGAAGATGACCGCGCCCATGCTCTGGAAGCCTTCTTTACATCACGAAAAGAGGGCACGGGACTTGGTCTCGCAATCGTACACCGCATCATGCGCGCTCATGGCGGGCAGGTTTCCATCCTGTCGCACACGGGCGAGCCTAGCGGTACGGAAGTTCAGCTTATTTTCCCAGTTCGGGTTCAGAATAACGAGAGTCGGGACGGAGTCGATGAAAATGCGTGA